The Cupriavidus nantongensis genome has a segment encoding these proteins:
- the glk gene encoding glucokinase → MATTASFSADFPRLLGDVGGTNVRFALETAPMRIGQVTALKVVDFPSLEAALRQYLDGLAGAGQPTPRHAAIGLANPVTGDQVRLTNHNWTFSIDGMRRALGLQTLVAINDFTALALALPHLPADGLVQVRAGTAVRTAPLALVGPGTGLGVSGLVPAPGGQAVALAGEGGHIELMPDTDDEWIAWRAARRNVGRVSAERLLSGSGLSHIHAALAAETGTLLLAPLQPAQVTAGAFERNDPLCQRAMAVFFGLLGSVAADIALVIGARGGVYLGGGILPRFVPALQDSVFAERFVAKGRMRGWLEAVPVHVITASHPALAGLAQALAERLGGAGGNA, encoded by the coding sequence ATGGCCACTACCGCATCCTTCTCCGCTGACTTTCCCCGCCTGCTCGGCGATGTAGGCGGCACCAACGTGCGTTTCGCGCTGGAGACCGCGCCGATGCGGATCGGGCAGGTGACGGCGCTGAAGGTGGTCGATTTCCCGTCGCTGGAGGCCGCGCTGCGCCAGTACCTCGACGGCCTCGCCGGCGCGGGCCAGCCCACGCCGCGGCACGCCGCGATCGGCCTGGCCAATCCGGTGACCGGCGACCAGGTCCGGCTGACCAACCACAACTGGACCTTCTCGATCGACGGCATGCGGCGCGCGCTGGGGCTGCAGACACTGGTGGCCATCAACGACTTCACCGCGCTGGCGCTGGCCCTGCCGCACCTGCCCGCCGACGGCCTGGTGCAGGTGCGCGCCGGCACCGCGGTGCGCACCGCGCCGCTGGCGCTGGTCGGGCCCGGCACCGGCCTGGGCGTTTCCGGGCTGGTGCCGGCGCCGGGCGGGCAGGCCGTGGCGCTGGCCGGCGAAGGCGGCCATATCGAGCTGATGCCCGACACCGACGACGAATGGATCGCGTGGCGCGCGGCCCGGCGCAACGTCGGCCGGGTCTCGGCCGAGCGCCTGCTGAGCGGCAGCGGCCTGTCGCATATCCATGCCGCGCTGGCCGCAGAAACGGGTACGCTTTTGCTCGCGCCGCTGCAGCCGGCGCAGGTCACCGCGGGCGCGTTCGAGCGCAACGACCCGCTGTGCCAGCGCGCCATGGCGGTGTTCTTCGGGCTGCTGGGCTCGGTCGCGGCCGATATCGCGCTGGTGATCGGCGCGCGCGGCGGGGTCTATCTGGGCGGCGGCATCCTGCCGCGCTTCGTGCCGGCGCTGCAGGATTCGGTGTTCGCCGAGCGCTTTGTCGCCAAGGGCCGCATGCGCGGCTGGCTCGAGGCGGTGCCGGTCCATGTCATCACCGCCAGCCATCCGGCATTGGCAGGGCTGGCGCAGGCGCTGGCCGAACGCCTCGGCGGCGCGGGCGGGAACGCCTAG
- the pgl gene encoding 6-phosphogluconolactonase codes for MRLFEHPTPMDQAEALAISIGNALELAVRVRGWAVLAVSGGRSPVAMFERLRHRHVRWDAVTITLVDERVVPPDHADSNAALVRAHLLREAAASAAFVPLIADAQDAAAPAQAVARANAAFRQPDVVVLGMGEDGHTASLFPDAPELQGALSERQPGYVITHPSVAPHARITLNLAALLAAERVFLSVSGAAKAAVLERALQGPTPSLPVSLVLSQHRHGLDVFKT; via the coding sequence ATGCGCCTGTTCGAACATCCCACGCCGATGGACCAGGCCGAGGCCCTGGCGATCTCGATCGGCAATGCGCTGGAGCTCGCCGTGCGCGTCAGGGGCTGGGCGGTGCTGGCGGTCTCGGGCGGGCGCTCGCCGGTGGCGATGTTCGAGCGGCTGCGCCACCGGCATGTGCGCTGGGACGCGGTGACCATCACGCTGGTCGACGAACGCGTGGTGCCGCCCGACCACGCAGACAGCAACGCCGCGCTGGTGCGTGCCCACCTTTTGCGCGAGGCCGCGGCCAGCGCCGCCTTCGTGCCGCTGATTGCCGACGCGCAGGACGCCGCCGCGCCCGCGCAGGCGGTGGCGCGCGCCAACGCCGCGTTCCGCCAGCCCGACGTGGTGGTGCTGGGCATGGGCGAGGACGGGCATACCGCCTCGCTGTTCCCGGATGCGCCCGAACTGCAGGGTGCGTTGAGCGAGCGGCAGCCGGGCTACGTCATTACCCACCCATCGGTGGCGCCGCATGCGCGCATCACGCTGAACCTGGCCGCGCTGCTGGCCGCCGAGCGCGTGTTCCTGTCGGTCTCCGGCGCGGCCAAGGCCGCGGTGCTGGAGCGCGCGCTGCAGGGCCCCACGCCGTCGTTGCCGGTGAGCCTGGTGCTGTCGCAACACCGGCACGGGCTTGACGTGTTCAAGACCTGA